The following coding sequences are from one Streptomyces sp. NBC_01485 window:
- a CDS encoding ABC transporter ATP-binding protein, with protein MTTDTTTKTAPAPVGETVLDARGVTMRFGGLTAVRNVNLTVNSGEIVGLIGPNGAGKTTFFNCLTGLYIPTEGEVRFKGNVLPPKSFKVTAAGIARTFQNIRLFANMTVLENVLVGRHTRTKEGFWSAVLRLPAFHRAEAASRERAMELLAFVGLDKKADHLARNLPYGEQRKLEIARALASEPGLLLLDEPTAGMNPQETRATEELVFAIRDQGIAVLVIEHDMRFIFNLCDRVAVLVQGEKLVEGDSATVQGDERVVAAYLGEPFENAPGDEELAEVEAAEAHAAGADTPTDAAPGKENDR; from the coding sequence ATGACCACCGACACCACCACCAAGACCGCCCCCGCCCCCGTCGGCGAAACGGTGCTCGACGCCCGCGGCGTCACCATGCGCTTCGGCGGCCTCACCGCCGTCCGCAACGTCAACCTCACCGTCAACAGCGGCGAGATCGTCGGCCTCATCGGCCCCAACGGCGCCGGCAAGACCACCTTCTTCAACTGCCTCACCGGCCTCTACATCCCCACCGAAGGCGAAGTCCGCTTCAAGGGCAACGTCCTGCCCCCCAAGTCCTTCAAGGTCACCGCCGCCGGCATCGCCCGCACCTTCCAGAACATCCGTCTGTTCGCCAACATGACGGTCCTGGAAAACGTCCTCGTCGGCCGCCACACCCGCACCAAGGAAGGCTTCTGGTCGGCCGTCCTGCGCCTCCCCGCCTTCCACCGGGCCGAAGCCGCCTCCCGCGAACGCGCCATGGAACTCCTGGCGTTCGTCGGCCTCGACAAGAAGGCCGACCACCTCGCACGCAACCTGCCCTACGGCGAACAGCGCAAGCTGGAGATCGCCCGAGCACTCGCGAGCGAACCCGGCCTGCTCCTCCTGGACGAGCCCACCGCCGGCATGAACCCGCAGGAAACCCGCGCGACGGAGGAGCTCGTCTTCGCCATCCGCGACCAGGGCATCGCCGTCCTCGTCATCGAGCACGACATGCGCTTCATCTTCAACCTCTGCGACCGCGTCGCCGTCCTCGTCCAGGGCGAGAAGCTCGTCGAAGGCGACAGCGCCACCGTCCAGGGAGACGAGCGCGTCGTCGCCGCCTACCTCGGCGAACCCTTCGAAAACGCCCCCGGCGACGAAGAGCTCGCCGAAGTCGAGGCCGCCGAAGCGCACGCCGCGGGCGCCGACACCCCGACGGACGCCGCGCCCGGCAAGGAGAACGACCGATGA
- a CDS encoding ABC transporter ATP-binding protein — translation MTALLEVEDLRVAYGKIEAVKGISFKVEAGEVVTLVGTNGAGKTTTLRTLSGLLKPVGGQIKFNGKSLKKIPAYNIVSLGLAHSPEGRHIFPRMTIEDNLRLGAFLRSDKAGIEKDIQRAYDLFPILGERRKQAAGTLSGGEQQMLAMGRALMSQPKLLMLDEPSMGLSPIMMQKIMATIAELKSQGMTILLIEQNAQAALSLADHGHVMEIGKIVLSGTGQDLLHDESVRKAYLGED, via the coding sequence ATGACCGCACTGCTCGAAGTCGAGGACCTCCGAGTCGCCTACGGCAAGATCGAAGCCGTCAAAGGCATCTCGTTCAAGGTCGAGGCAGGCGAGGTCGTCACCCTCGTCGGCACCAACGGCGCCGGCAAGACGACCACCCTGCGCACCCTCTCCGGGCTCCTCAAGCCCGTCGGCGGCCAGATCAAGTTCAACGGCAAATCGCTGAAGAAGATCCCCGCCTACAACATCGTCTCCCTCGGGCTCGCCCACTCCCCCGAGGGGCGGCACATCTTCCCCCGCATGACGATCGAGGACAACCTCCGCCTCGGCGCCTTCCTCCGCAGCGACAAGGCAGGCATCGAGAAGGACATCCAGCGCGCCTACGACCTCTTCCCCATCCTGGGCGAACGTCGCAAGCAGGCCGCGGGCACCCTCTCGGGCGGCGAGCAGCAGATGCTGGCCATGGGCCGCGCGCTCATGTCCCAGCCGAAACTGCTCATGCTGGACGAGCCCTCCATGGGCCTGTCCCCCATCATGATGCAGAAGATCATGGCCACCATCGCCGAGCTCAAGTCCCAGGGCATGACGATCCTGCTCATCGAGCAGAACGCCCAGGCGGCCCTTTCGCTCGCCGACCACGGCCACGTCATGGAGATCGGCAAGATCGTGCTCTCCGGCACGGGCCAGGACCTGCTCCACGACGAGTCCGTCCGCAAGGCGTACCTCGGCGAGGACTGA
- a CDS encoding ANTAR domain-containing response regulator encodes MTAPESPQPVDAPDDDKSHVPPLTTRVVIAEDEALIRLDLKEMLEEEGYSVVGEAGDGEQAVELAREHRPDLVILDVKMPKLDGISAAEKIAEERIAPVLMLTAFSQRDLVERARDAGAMAYLVKPFSKSDVVPAIEMAVSRFTELKELENEVADLTLRLETRKLVDRAKSILQTEYGLTEPAAFRWIQKTSMDRRMSMQQVAEAVIQDADEKKANKG; translated from the coding sequence GTGACCGCCCCCGAGTCGCCCCAGCCCGTAGACGCGCCCGACGACGACAAGTCGCACGTGCCTCCGCTGACGACCCGTGTCGTCATCGCCGAGGACGAGGCCCTGATCCGGCTCGACCTCAAAGAGATGCTGGAGGAGGAGGGCTACAGCGTCGTCGGTGAGGCCGGTGACGGTGAGCAGGCCGTCGAGCTCGCCCGTGAGCACAGGCCGGACCTCGTCATCCTCGACGTGAAGATGCCCAAGCTGGACGGCATCTCGGCGGCCGAGAAGATCGCAGAGGAGCGGATCGCCCCCGTCCTCATGCTCACCGCCTTCTCGCAGCGCGACCTCGTCGAGCGTGCCCGCGACGCAGGGGCCATGGCCTACCTCGTGAAGCCGTTCAGCAAGAGTGACGTCGTCCCGGCGATCGAGATGGCCGTTTCCCGGTTCACCGAGCTGAAGGAACTGGAGAACGAGGTCGCGGACCTCACGCTGCGCCTGGAGACCCGCAAGCTGGTCGACCGCGCGAAGTCGATCCTTCAGACGGAGTACGGGCTGACGGAGCCGGCCGCGTTCCGGTGGATCCAGAAGACGTCGATGGACCGCCGTATGTCCATGCAGCAGGTCGCGGAGGCCGTCATCCAGGACGCCGACGAGAAGAAGGCGAACAAGGGATAG
- a CDS encoding helix-turn-helix domain-containing protein, with product MNFHGTEVRQKALTLLRDGVSNAAVARGLNVPLGTVGYWKHMDRAKRGECPGAHDPKCHRCDGRELDEPAYSYLLGLYLGDGHISHYSEHRVPNLMITCTESWSGLMDECERAMRAVFPDNSVCRVRRTGCRNVKVYSKHLHCLFPQHGPGKKHERLIALDPWQQAVVDAHPWEFIRGLIHSDGCRITNWTTRMVAGERKRYEYPRYFFANKSDDIRRLFTDTLDKVGVEWTTLARGSDPFNISIARKASVALLDTHVGPKY from the coding sequence ATGAACTTTCATGGCACCGAGGTTCGACAGAAGGCTCTCACTCTCCTGCGCGACGGCGTAAGCAACGCCGCCGTGGCCCGCGGCCTCAACGTTCCGCTGGGAACAGTCGGCTATTGGAAGCACATGGACCGCGCGAAACGCGGCGAGTGTCCTGGCGCGCATGACCCAAAGTGCCACCGGTGCGACGGGCGAGAGCTCGACGAGCCCGCGTATAGCTACCTCCTCGGCCTCTACCTTGGCGACGGCCACATCAGCCACTACTCCGAGCACCGCGTGCCGAACCTCATGATCACCTGCACCGAATCATGGTCCGGTCTCATGGACGAGTGCGAGCGAGCCATGCGCGCAGTCTTCCCCGACAACTCCGTGTGCCGCGTCCGCAGAACCGGGTGCCGCAACGTCAAGGTCTACTCGAAGCACCTGCACTGCCTGTTCCCCCAGCATGGCCCCGGCAAGAAGCACGAGCGTCTCATCGCCCTGGACCCCTGGCAGCAAGCCGTCGTCGACGCGCACCCCTGGGAGTTCATCCGCGGCCTCATCCACTCCGATGGATGCCGCATCACGAACTGGACCACCCGCATGGTCGCCGGTGAGCGCAAGCGCTACGAATACCCCCGCTACTTCTTCGCCAACAAGTCGGACGACATTCGGCGGCTCTTCACCGACACCCTCGACAAAGTAGGCGTCGAGTGGACCACGCTCGCTCGCGGCAGCGACCCCTTCAACATCTCCATCGCCCGCAAAGCCTCCGTCGCCCTGCTCGACACCCACGTAGGCCCCAAGTACTAA
- the pyk gene encoding pyruvate kinase: MRRAKIVCTLGPATDSYDQIKALVDAGMDVARLNLSHGSHAEHEERYHRVRKASDETGHSVGLLADLQGPKIRLGHFTEGPVLLERDDTFTITVEEGVEGDRRQCGTTYAGLAHDVTPGERILVDDGKVCLQVTAVDGPRVHTRVVEGGVISDHKGLNLPGVAVSVPALSDKDEADLRWALRTGCDIIALSFVRSGKDIEDVHRIMDEEGRRLPVIAKIEKPQAVENIEGIVAAFDGIMVARGDLGVEMPLEQVPLVQKRAVKLAKRNAKPVIVATQMLDSMIENSRPTRAEASDVANAVIDGTDAVMLSGETSVGKYAIQTVRTMAKIVEAAEEDMLAKGLPELTESNKPRTHGGAVARVAAEIGDFLDAKFLVAFTQSGDTVRRLSRYRSPIPLLAFTPEPATRSQLNLTWGVETFLGPQADSTDGMVDQVDELLLKYGRCQKGDVVVITAGSPPGVSGSTNLVRVHHIGEDDSPE, from the coding sequence ATGCGCCGAGCGAAAATCGTCTGCACTCTGGGCCCCGCCACCGACTCGTACGACCAGATCAAAGCCCTGGTCGACGCCGGAATGGACGTCGCCCGCCTCAACCTCAGCCACGGCAGCCACGCCGAACACGAGGAGCGCTACCACCGCGTACGCAAGGCCTCCGACGAGACCGGCCACAGCGTCGGCCTCCTCGCCGACCTTCAGGGCCCGAAGATCCGCCTCGGCCACTTCACCGAAGGCCCCGTACTCCTTGAACGCGACGACACCTTCACCATCACCGTGGAGGAAGGCGTCGAAGGCGACCGCCGCCAGTGCGGCACGACATACGCCGGCCTGGCACACGACGTCACCCCCGGCGAACGCATCCTCGTCGACGACGGCAAGGTCTGCCTCCAGGTGACCGCAGTCGACGGCCCCCGCGTCCACACACGCGTCGTCGAAGGCGGCGTCATCTCCGACCACAAAGGCCTCAACCTCCCGGGCGTGGCCGTCTCCGTCCCCGCCCTCTCGGACAAGGACGAAGCCGACCTGCGCTGGGCACTCCGCACCGGCTGCGACATCATCGCCCTGTCCTTCGTACGCAGCGGCAAGGACATCGAGGACGTCCACCGCATCATGGACGAAGAGGGCCGCCGCCTGCCGGTCATCGCCAAGATCGAGAAACCCCAGGCCGTCGAGAACATCGAGGGCATCGTCGCCGCCTTCGACGGAATCATGGTGGCGCGCGGCGACCTCGGCGTCGAAATGCCGCTGGAACAGGTCCCCCTCGTCCAAAAACGCGCCGTCAAACTCGCCAAACGCAACGCCAAGCCGGTCATCGTCGCCACACAGATGCTCGACTCCATGATCGAGAACTCCCGCCCGACGAGGGCGGAGGCGAGCGACGTCGCCAACGCGGTCATCGACGGCACCGACGCGGTGATGCTGTCCGGCGAGACGAGCGTGGGCAAGTACGCGATCCAGACCGTCCGCACGATGGCCAAGATCGTGGAAGCGGCGGAGGAGGACATGCTCGCCAAGGGCCTGCCCGAACTGACCGAAAGCAACAAGCCCCGCACCCACGGCGGCGCGGTCGCCCGGGTCGCGGCCGAGATCGGCGACTTCCTCGACGCGAAGTTCCTGGTCGCCTTCACCCAGAGCGGCGACACGGTACGCCGCCTGTCCCGCTACCGCTCCCCGATCCCCCTCCTGGCCTTCACCCCGGAACCGGCGACTCGCTCCCAACTGAACCTGACCTGGGGCGTGGAGACCTTCCTCGGCCCGCAGGCGGACTCCACGGACGGGATGGTCGACCAGGTGGACGAGCTGCTGCTGAAGTACGGGCGGTGCCAGAAGGGCGACGTGGTGGTGATTACCGCCGGTTCTCCTCCGGGGGTGTCGGGCTCGACGAACCTGGTCCGCGTACACCACATCGGAGAGGACGACAGTCCCGAGTAG
- a CDS encoding SIMPL domain-containing protein, whose product MTSPRIPPYGTPDAPLLTVRGEAELEVDPEIARIGITVTARGKDRRTTLDDLTRRNATVIELVKSYGDAVENLSTGALSITPELGHRGRGERVRTHHGTVHLTAELTDFTTLGELTTRLADLDLTRIDGPWWELRPSSPVHRQARRQAVREAVQRAKEYAAALDTTVAALLELADTATPGGHPRAGFDRRAVRFSMAAAETESAAPEPLDLEPQRIQIRAEVSAQFTMNPPRL is encoded by the coding sequence ATGACCTCCCCGCGAATTCCCCCGTACGGCACCCCCGACGCCCCCCTCCTCACAGTCCGCGGCGAGGCCGAACTCGAAGTCGACCCCGAGATCGCCCGCATCGGCATCACCGTCACCGCCCGCGGCAAAGACCGCCGCACCACCCTCGACGACCTCACCCGCCGCAACGCCACCGTCATCGAACTCGTCAAGTCCTACGGCGACGCAGTGGAGAACCTCTCCACCGGCGCACTGTCCATCACCCCCGAACTCGGCCACCGCGGCAGAGGCGAACGCGTCCGCACCCACCACGGCACCGTCCACCTCACCGCCGAACTCACCGACTTCACCACCCTCGGTGAACTCACCACCCGCCTCGCCGACCTCGACCTCACCCGCATCGACGGCCCCTGGTGGGAACTGCGCCCCAGCTCACCCGTCCACCGCCAAGCCCGCCGGCAAGCCGTACGAGAAGCCGTACAACGCGCCAAGGAATACGCCGCAGCACTGGACACCACCGTGGCCGCCCTCCTCGAACTCGCCGACACCGCCACCCCCGGCGGCCACCCCCGAGCCGGCTTCGACCGCCGCGCCGTCCGCTTCTCCATGGCCGCCGCGGAAACCGAATCCGCCGCCCCCGAACCCCTCGACCTCGAACCACAACGCATCCAGATCCGCGCCGAAGTCAGCGCACAGTTCACGATGAATCCGCCCCGCCTCTGA
- a CDS encoding bifunctional metallophosphatase/5'-nucleotidase gives MPLNRRKFLKKSAVTGAGVAIAGAAVAPSAQAAEVRKPVGKPVKQPKRYALTVLGTTDLHGHVFNWDYFKDAEYKDAAGNAQGLARISTLVNQIREEKGRENTLLLDAGDTIQGTPLTYYYAKVDPITAKGGPVHPMAQAMNAIGYDAAALGNHEFNYGIETLRKFESQLRFPLLGANAVDAKTLKPAFQPYVMKTFCVKGAPPVKVAVLGLTNPGIAIWDKAYVQGKLAFPGLEEQAAKWVPKLKSLGADVVIVSAHSGSSGTSSYGDQLPYVENSAALVAQQVPDIDAILVGHAHVEIPELKVTNAKTGRTVVLSEPLAYAERLSVFDVELVFEKGRWVVESVSSKVLNSNSVADDPKITKLLGDEHAKVVKYVNQVVGTATETLTTVEARYKDAAIIDLITRVQEDVVRAALAGTSYASLPVIAQASPFSRTSEIPAGKVTIRDLSSLYVYDNTLVAKLLTGAQLRAYLEFSAQYFVQTAADAVVDTEKLTNAGNRPDYNYDYVSGLAYEIDIAQAAGSRIKNVTYNGVALDDAQQFVFAVNNYRANGGGAFPHVAAAQELWAESTEIRTRIAEWVTAKGVLEPKEFASVDWKLTRNGTPVF, from the coding sequence ATGCCTTTGAACCGCCGGAAGTTCCTGAAGAAGTCCGCCGTGACCGGGGCGGGGGTGGCGATCGCGGGCGCGGCCGTGGCTCCGTCGGCGCAGGCCGCGGAGGTGAGGAAGCCGGTCGGGAAGCCGGTCAAGCAGCCGAAGCGGTATGCGCTGACCGTGCTGGGGACGACGGACCTTCATGGTCATGTCTTCAACTGGGACTACTTCAAGGACGCGGAGTACAAGGACGCGGCGGGCAACGCGCAGGGGCTGGCGCGTATCTCGACGCTGGTGAACCAGATCCGTGAGGAGAAGGGGCGCGAGAACACGCTGCTGCTGGACGCGGGCGACACGATCCAGGGCACGCCGCTGACGTACTACTACGCGAAGGTGGATCCGATCACCGCCAAGGGTGGTCCGGTGCATCCGATGGCGCAGGCGATGAACGCGATCGGGTATGACGCGGCGGCGCTGGGCAACCACGAGTTCAACTACGGTATCGAGACGCTGCGGAAGTTCGAGTCGCAGTTGCGTTTCCCGCTGCTGGGTGCGAACGCGGTGGACGCGAAGACGCTGAAGCCGGCCTTCCAGCCCTACGTCATGAAGACGTTCTGTGTGAAGGGCGCGCCGCCGGTGAAGGTGGCGGTGCTCGGGCTGACGAATCCGGGTATCGCGATCTGGGACAAGGCGTATGTGCAGGGCAAGCTGGCGTTCCCGGGGCTGGAGGAGCAGGCGGCGAAGTGGGTGCCGAAGCTGAAGTCGCTGGGTGCAGATGTGGTGATCGTGTCGGCGCACTCGGGTTCGTCGGGTACGTCGTCGTACGGTGACCAGTTGCCGTATGTGGAGAATTCGGCGGCGCTGGTGGCGCAGCAGGTGCCGGACATCGACGCGATTCTGGTCGGGCACGCGCATGTGGAGATTCCCGAGCTGAAGGTGACGAACGCGAAGACGGGCCGGACGGTTGTCCTGTCGGAGCCGTTGGCGTATGCGGAGCGGCTGTCGGTGTTCGATGTGGAGCTGGTGTTCGAGAAGGGGAGGTGGGTCGTCGAGTCCGTTTCCTCGAAGGTGCTGAACTCCAACTCGGTGGCGGACGACCCGAAGATCACGAAGTTGCTGGGTGACGAGCACGCGAAGGTCGTGAAGTACGTCAACCAGGTGGTCGGTACGGCGACGGAGACGTTGACGACGGTCGAGGCGCGGTACAAGGACGCTGCGATCATCGACCTGATCACGAGGGTGCAGGAGGACGTCGTCAGGGCGGCGCTGGCGGGTACGTCGTATGCGTCGCTGCCGGTGATCGCGCAGGCTTCGCCGTTCTCGCGGACTTCGGAGATCCCGGCGGGGAAGGTGACGATCCGGGATCTGTCGAGTCTGTACGTGTACGACAACACGCTGGTCGCGAAGTTGCTGACGGGTGCGCAGCTCCGGGCGTACCTGGAGTTCTCGGCGCAGTACTTCGTGCAGACGGCGGCGGACGCGGTCGTCGACACGGAGAAGCTGACGAACGCTGGCAACCGGCCGGACTACAACTACGACTATGTGTCGGGTCTGGCGTACGAGATCGACATCGCGCAGGCTGCGGGTTCGCGGATCAAGAACGTGACGTACAACGGTGTGGCGTTGGACGACGCGCAGCAGTTCGTGTTCGCGGTGAACAACTACCGGGCCAATGGCGGCGGTGCGTTCCCGCATGTGGCGGCGGCGCAGGAGCTGTGGGCGGAGTCGACGGAGATCCGGACGCGGATCGCGGAGTGGGTGACGGCGAAGGGTGTGCTGGAGCCGAAGGAGTTCGCGTCGGTGGACTGGAAGCTGACGCGGAACGGGACGCCGGTGTTCTAG
- a CDS encoding inositol monophosphatase family protein, with amino-acid sequence MIRDGRQDSDSGGGRQMDRELTIATELAEWATRRIRRPRAIGDVSDVREKDGPADIVTATDEAVETHVRTVLRREFPEYGVEGEEHGVHAGTPGAPHWLIDPVDGTTNYAHGIGWCSFSLGLATPQGEPLLGVVADPWRQEIFTATRGGGAHLNGHPIHAAAHSTLTGHVFLTEWAAHAHWPGMDHLLRELATRHCTVRIMGSTALSLAQVAAGRATAAAIGEFHPVDGLPPLLIATEAGAVAIPQLPPHNTPLLLTAPGAAEEATALWQKTVLNHSA; translated from the coding sequence ATGATCCGCGACGGACGGCAGGACAGCGACAGCGGCGGTGGCAGGCAGATGGACCGGGAACTGACGATCGCGACGGAACTCGCCGAGTGGGCCACCCGACGCATCCGCCGCCCACGCGCCATCGGCGACGTCAGCGACGTCCGCGAGAAGGACGGCCCCGCCGACATCGTCACCGCCACCGACGAAGCGGTCGAGACACACGTCCGCACCGTCCTGCGCCGCGAGTTCCCCGAGTACGGCGTCGAAGGCGAGGAACACGGCGTCCACGCAGGCACCCCGGGCGCCCCGCACTGGCTCATCGACCCCGTCGACGGCACCACCAACTACGCCCACGGCATCGGCTGGTGCTCGTTCTCCCTGGGCCTGGCCACCCCACAGGGCGAACCACTGCTGGGCGTCGTCGCCGACCCCTGGCGACAGGAGATCTTCACCGCCACCCGGGGCGGCGGCGCCCACCTCAACGGCCACCCCATCCACGCCGCCGCCCACTCCACCCTCACCGGCCACGTCTTCCTCACCGAATGGGCCGCCCACGCCCACTGGCCCGGCATGGACCACCTCCTGCGCGAACTCGCCACCCGCCACTGCACCGTACGGATCATGGGCTCAACAGCCCTGTCCCTGGCCCAAGTCGCCGCAGGCCGCGCCACCGCGGCCGCCATCGGCGAATTCCACCCCGTCGACGGCCTGCCACCCCTGCTCATCGCAACAGAGGCGGGAGCCGTGGCCATCCCACAACTCCCGCCCCACAACACCCCGTTGCTGCTCACCGCACCAGGAGCCGCCGAGGAAGCGACGGCCCTCTGGCAGAAAACGGTGCTGAACCACAGCGCATGA
- a CDS encoding lysine N(6)-hydroxylase/L-ornithine N(5)-oxygenase family protein has protein sequence MTTPPHPNTHPPTPRDTDTPRDLVGIGIGPCNLSLAALAHPLAELDTVFYEQRPRFDWHPGLLIDGARIQVPFLADLVTLADPTSPWTFLNYLKTHHRLYPFYFAERFHIQRAEYDTYCRWVADNLPGLHFRHHADAVRWNPERDVFEVDFTQLDTDGEAEALGRTYTRNIVLGIGTEPHVPDALRPLVDAPGVPVVHATDYLAHRDTLLTAGHVTVVGSGQSGAEVFLDLLRHRPTGREQLHWIGRTEAFAPMEYSKLGLEHFTPDYTRYFHALPENTRDRVVGAQWQLHKGIDADTLAAIHDELYRRTLHGGWPDAVLTPGVRVRTAGRIATTKIELHLEHIQQNTRSRLTTDAVVLATGHRERPLEPLLAGLDPYIRRDHSERPRIDEHFRLVLDPSVTATGCNVYLQNAERHTHGVGAPDLGLAAWRSATILNTLTAKETYPLPTRTAFTTFGLQPTVPRQTGSPTIGAQRGTFVRLKD, from the coding sequence ATGACCACGCCCCCGCACCCGAACACGCACCCCCCAACCCCCCGCGACACCGACACCCCCCGCGACCTCGTCGGCATCGGCATCGGCCCCTGCAACCTCTCCCTCGCCGCCCTCGCCCACCCCCTCGCCGAACTCGACACCGTCTTCTACGAACAACGCCCCCGCTTCGACTGGCACCCCGGCCTCCTCATCGACGGCGCCCGCATCCAGGTCCCCTTCCTCGCCGACCTCGTCACCCTCGCCGACCCCACCAGCCCCTGGACCTTCCTCAACTACCTCAAAACCCACCACCGCCTCTACCCCTTCTACTTCGCCGAGCGCTTCCACATCCAGCGCGCCGAATACGACACCTACTGCCGCTGGGTCGCCGACAACCTCCCCGGCCTCCACTTCCGCCACCACGCCGACGCCGTCCGCTGGAACCCCGAACGCGACGTCTTCGAAGTCGACTTCACCCAACTCGACACCGACGGCGAAGCCGAAGCCCTCGGCCGCACCTACACCAGGAACATCGTCCTAGGCATCGGCACCGAACCCCACGTCCCCGACGCCCTGCGCCCCCTCGTCGACGCCCCCGGCGTCCCCGTCGTCCACGCCACCGACTACCTCGCCCACCGCGACACCCTCCTCACCGCCGGCCACGTCACCGTCGTCGGCTCCGGACAGTCCGGCGCCGAAGTCTTCCTAGACCTCCTGCGCCACCGCCCCACCGGCCGCGAACAACTCCACTGGATCGGCCGCACCGAGGCCTTCGCCCCCATGGAGTACTCCAAACTCGGCCTCGAACACTTCACCCCCGACTACACCCGCTACTTCCACGCCCTCCCCGAAAACACCCGCGACCGCGTCGTCGGCGCCCAATGGCAACTCCACAAAGGCATCGACGCCGACACCCTCGCCGCCATCCACGACGAGCTCTACCGCCGCACCCTGCACGGCGGCTGGCCCGACGCCGTCCTCACCCCCGGCGTCCGCGTCCGCACCGCAGGCCGCATCGCCACCACCAAAATCGAACTCCACCTCGAACACATCCAGCAGAACACCCGCAGCCGCCTCACCACCGACGCCGTCGTCCTCGCCACCGGCCACCGCGAACGCCCCCTCGAACCACTCCTCGCCGGCCTCGACCCCTACATCCGCCGCGACCACAGCGAACGCCCCCGCATCGACGAACACTTCCGCCTCGTCCTCGACCCCTCCGTCACCGCCACCGGCTGCAACGTCTACCTCCAGAACGCCGAACGCCACACCCACGGCGTAGGCGCCCCCGACCTCGGCCTCGCCGCCTGGCGCAGCGCCACCATCCTCAACACCCTCACCGCCAAAGAGACCTACCCCCTCCCCACCCGCACCGCCTTCACCACCTTCGGCCTCCAACCGACCGTCCCCCGCCAGACAGGCAGCCCCACCATCGGCGCACAACGCGGCACCTTCGTACGCCTCAAGGACTGA